The Lycium ferocissimum isolate CSIRO_LF1 chromosome 10, AGI_CSIRO_Lferr_CH_V1, whole genome shotgun sequence genome window below encodes:
- the LOC132032602 gene encoding GEM-like protein 5 translates to MNSQSNFQESQHRVPSTTAFPSSVDHMDRQKWVTYIMGHPPVPRTHPDNQKAALWKSHEDKRHDFQHQQPYLVYSPVDRRNNNNPLESAAHVLNSWSDKAETISRNVWRNLKTGSSVSEAAFGKLKLTAKALNEGGFEPLYKQMFATDPNEQLKKTFACYLSTATGPVAGTLYLSSTKVAFCSDRPLSVRGPSGQEAWSYYKVAIPLANIDSVNPVVMRENPSERYIQIVAIDGHDFWFMGLIYFEKAKHHLLETLSHFRGQPYGGY, encoded by the exons ATGAATAGCCAATCTAATTTTCAAGAATCACAACACCGCGTACCCTCTACAACTGCTTTTCCTTCATCAGTTGATCATATGGATCGGCAAAAATGGGTTACATATATTATGGGTCATCCACCAGTTCCAAGAACTCACCCGGACAATCAGAAAGCTGCCTTATGGAAATCTCACGAGGACAAGCGACACGATTTTCAGCACCAGCAACCTTACCTTGTGTATTCACCTGTTGACAGGcgtaacaacaacaatccactTGAATCTGCTGCTCATGTGTTAAACTCTTGGAGTGACAAAGCTGAGACTATTAGTCGCAACGTCTGGCGTAACT TGAAAACTGGGTCATCAGTATCAGAAGCAGCATTTGGAAAACTTAAATTGACAGCCAAGGCTTTAAACGAGGGAGGATTTGAGCCATTATACAAGCAGATGTTTGCAACAGATCCAAATGAACAGCTGAAGAAGACATTTGCTTGTTACCTTTCTACAGCAACCGGTCCTGTTGCTGGAACTCTTTATTTGTCATCAACCAAGGTGGCTTTTTGCAGTGATCGTCCCTTATCTGTTAGAGGTCCATCTGGACAGGAGGCTTGGAGCTACTATAAG GTGGCCATACCATTGGCAAACATTGACAGTGTCAACCCAGTAGTCATGAGAGAAAATCCATCAGAAAGGTATATTCAAATTGTCGCCATCGATGGTCATGACTTTTGGTTCATGGGATTGATCTATTTTGAGAAAGCAAAGCATCATCTCCTAGAGACTTTATCACATTTTAGAGGCCAACCTTATGGTGGATATTGA
- the LOC132032604 gene encoding protein CURLY FLAG LEAF 1, which translates to MATGPNMAAITASLERSLQNCSLNNNNRRGSTASNVTGCAAPGDGFSDSSENHHAFNTNPSSDATLDLNSEVSLPYHWEQCLDLKTGEIYYINWRTGMKVKEDPRTNVEAYGDNNLYYSGEEDDNSYDSEGSSTEESSFSSSREQPQISTSGKSVAPVLVVGGCKSCLMYFMVPKEVEDCPKCCGQLLHFDQN; encoded by the exons ATGGCCACAGGTCCAAATATGGCTGCTATAACAGCTTCTTTAGAGAGATCTCTCCAAAATTGTTCTTTGAATAATAACAATCGTCGGGGCAGCACCGCCAGTAACGTTACTGGCTGTGCTGCCCCAGGCGATGGGTTTTCTGATTCGTCGGAAAATCATCATGCCTTCAACACCAACCCCTCAAGTGATGCTACCTTAGACCTTAATTCTGAGGTTTCTCTTCCTTACCATTGGGAACAATGTCTTGATTTGAAG ACAGGGGAAATTTACTATATAAACTGGAGGACAGGGATGAAAGTGAAGGAAGATCCAAGAACAAATGTTGAAGCATATGGTGATAATAATTTGTACTACTCAGGAGAAGAAGATGATAACTCATATGATAGTGAAGGATCTTCTACAgaagaatcatcattttcatcttcaagaGAACAACCACAAATTAGTACAAGTGGAAAAAGTGTTGCACCAGTACTAGTTGTGGGTGGTTGCAAGAGCTGTTTGATGTATTTCATGGTGCCAAAAGAAGTTGAAGATTGTCCCAAATGTTGTggtcaacttcttcacttcgatcaaaattga